The proteins below come from a single Sander lucioperca isolate FBNREF2018 chromosome 20, SLUC_FBN_1.2, whole genome shotgun sequence genomic window:
- the morn2 gene encoding MORN repeat-containing protein 2 isoform X3 — protein MMRSGTGKHTSAGGTTYTGEWLEDKMYGRGTLQHPSGALYEGEFKDNMYHGTGTYTFPDGSTYKGHFHKNRLEGDGTFTNTQGLVWMGEFHGKAALGLKMQHNI, from the exons ATGATGAGGAGCGGTACTGGTAAACACACCTCAGCAGGCGGCACCACATATACTGGAGAGTGGCTTGAAGACAAA atgtatgGCAGAGGGACCCTGCAGCATCCCTCTGGAGCACTCTATGAAGGAGAATTCAAAGACAACATGTACCATGGCACGGGAACATATACCTTCCCAGACGGCTCTACTTACAAAGGTCACTTTCACAAGAACAG GTTGGAGGGAGACGGGACGTTCACTAACACACAGGGACTGGTATGGATGGGGGAGTTCCACGGCAAAGCAGCGCTGGGCCTGAAAATGCAGCACAACATTTAG
- the morn2 gene encoding MORN repeat-containing protein 2 isoform X2: protein MSDNKESNYLKTQEGECSRAASGVMMRSGTGKHTSAGGTTYTGEWLEDKMYGRGTLQHPSGALYEGEFKDNMYHGTGTYTFPDGSTYKGHFHKNRLEGDGTFTNTQGLVWMGEFHGKAALGLKMQHNI from the exons ATGTCTG ACAATAAGGaaagtaattatttaaaaactcAAG AGGGGGAGTGCAGCAGGGCTGCATCAGGGGTGATGATGAGGAGCGGTACTGGTAAACACACCTCAGCAGGCGGCACCACATATACTGGAGAGTGGCTTGAAGACAAA atgtatgGCAGAGGGACCCTGCAGCATCCCTCTGGAGCACTCTATGAAGGAGAATTCAAAGACAACATGTACCATGGCACGGGAACATATACCTTCCCAGACGGCTCTACTTACAAAGGTCACTTTCACAAGAACAG GTTGGAGGGAGACGGGACGTTCACTAACACACAGGGACTGGTATGGATGGGGGAGTTCCACGGCAAAGCAGCGCTGGGCCTGAAAATGCAGCACAACATTTAG
- the morn2 gene encoding MORN repeat-containing protein 2 isoform X1 — MSDNKESNYLKTQGEGPIKVSYMFPNGDRYEGECSRAASGVMMRSGTGKHTSAGGTTYTGEWLEDKMYGRGTLQHPSGALYEGEFKDNMYHGTGTYTFPDGSTYKGHFHKNRLEGDGTFTNTQGLVWMGEFHGKAALGLKMQHNI, encoded by the exons ATGTCTG ACAATAAGGaaagtaattatttaaaaactcAAG GGGAAGGACCTATAAAGGTATCCTACATGTTCCCAAATGGTGACAGATATG AGGGGGAGTGCAGCAGGGCTGCATCAGGGGTGATGATGAGGAGCGGTACTGGTAAACACACCTCAGCAGGCGGCACCACATATACTGGAGAGTGGCTTGAAGACAAA atgtatgGCAGAGGGACCCTGCAGCATCCCTCTGGAGCACTCTATGAAGGAGAATTCAAAGACAACATGTACCATGGCACGGGAACATATACCTTCCCAGACGGCTCTACTTACAAAGGTCACTTTCACAAGAACAG GTTGGAGGGAGACGGGACGTTCACTAACACACAGGGACTGGTATGGATGGGGGAGTTCCACGGCAAAGCAGCGCTGGGCCTGAAAATGCAGCACAACATTTAG
- the dhx57 gene encoding putative ATP-dependent RNA helicase DHX57 isoform X1: MNARRRGGKPNRGGGKFNKSKGGGGGGGGGGGGGGGGGGGGSKKAGAGCWDDGDDFSLEFGPSRPSRPSRGRGAGGRGGGGSRGGSSRGGGRGGGRDAGRGGGRDVGRGRGGRDRDRDGRSDGKGSSGKALPRSLARTRTSPMSGDSIRPEMSTMPLQRIFMTDENQEQLKELLRNLQTQDFDEPYDESGSDYSGGEEDEEEFDELDHRDEGQFWATNDEPVERAESPAYETESDDERPTPEPVISLFAIGKLCRYGFDRERSKQALKSGGGEFGATLEQLLHQVFRERYGQKAISPDGLEGVPMDECLSQRQEEALALTAIYAERFGERIANTVWTVTLDLSFLSDIAAKNGRQVGSRGGGGAVNIRDVCRFYLKGQGCRFGDKCKFKHHLPTKGRSGAGSPDLEGPSQPGFSSYSPPEYELEIRFPKGNRYPFQAPIVAFSTTDESFGAAGRISLTERLFGEALAAAKSSEPVVYTLITLCEDESTVKELLAVSHHKYSTPPPVVVPPPPSLAMAKSVRSNASEESRSSSTNSNNHTNSRRTAPPTNQRPVDLKETEEAEELDEREDDDENESVPVETESYVSLRKKMVTKHNLKIDNLLKENGKLCREFKNKQSSGRFRSMLEQRRKLPAWQERENILDLLDQCQVLVVSGMTGCGKTTQIPQFILDASLNGPAEQVVNIICTQPRRISAISVAQRVAQERAERLGNSVGYQIRLESVRTSATRLLYCTTGVLLRRLEGEADLKGITHVIVDEVHERTEESDFLLLVLKDLIMQRPDLKIILMSATLNAKLFSEYFYDCPTVHIPGRTFPVDQFFLEDAIDKTRYAIEDGSPYMRSGKQNSSSGRGREQRDMVDDLGDDMWNFMSLCKKDFVKDSIPDQQLSLQDLTVRYKDTKKSVLKTVAAMDLDKINMDLVESLLEWIVDGKHNYPPGAVLVFLPGLAEIKMLYEQLKSNRMFNNRGANRCEVYPLHSSLSNEEQQAVFSRPPEGVTKIIISTNIAETSVTIDDVVYVIDSGKMKEKRYDATKSMESLEDSWVSRANALQRKGRAGRVASGVCFHLFTSHCFQHQLAEQQLPEIQRVPLEQLCLRIKILDVFADRTLESVFSRLIEPPAMGSLDAAKQRLRDLGALTADEKLTPLGYHLACLPVDVRIGKLMLFGAIFRCLDPALTIAASLAFKSPFVSPWDKREEANEKKLAFALASSDHLALLQAYKGWCCAAKNGHQAGFRYCRENFLSWRGLQEIASLKRQFAELLSDIGFIKEGLRARVIERMCSKGTDGVVEATGPEANLNSENIRLMSAMLCAALYPNVVQVRAPQGNYKMTSKGAMKMQPKANELRFMTKDDGCVHVHPSSVNYTVRHYTSPYLVYHEKVKTSRIFIRDCSMVSVYPLVLFGGGQVNMELHKGEFVISLDDGWIRFAAASHQVAELVKELRWELDQLLEDKIKNPSMDLCSCPRGSRIIHMIVQLISTQ; the protein is encoded by the exons ATGAATGCAAGGAGAAGAGGTGGGAAGCCAAACAGAGGAGGGGGGAAGTTTAACAAGTCAaaaggaggtggtggtggtggtggtggtggtggtggtggtggtggtggtggaggcgGAGGTGGAAGTAAGAAAGCCGGAGCTGGTTGCTGGGATGACGGTGATGATTTCAGCCTTGAATTTGGACCCTCTCGTCCCAGCAG ACCTAGCAGAGGACGGGGTGCCGGCGGCCGTGGTGGTGGTGGCAGCCGTGGTGGCAGCAGCCGTGGTGGTGGCCGTGGTGGCGGCAGGGATGCAGGCCGTGGTGGCGGCAGGGATGTAGGTCGAGGAAGGGGAGGTAGAGATCGAGACAGGGACGGCAGAAGCGATGGGAAAGGCAGCAGTGGCAAGGCTCTCCCAAGGTCCCTGGCAAGGACACGAACAAGCCCAATGTCGGGTGACAGCATCAGGCCGGAGATGAGCACCATGCCCTTGCAGAGGATCTTCATGACTGATGAGAACCAAGAACAACTCAAGGAGCTGCTGCGGAATCTGCAGACCCAGGACTTTGACGAGCCATATGA TGAATCTGGTTCTGATTATTCGGGAGGagaagaggatgaggaggaattTGATGAGTTGGACCACCGTGATGAAGGCCAGTTTTGGGCCACTAATGATGAGCCTGTGGAGAGGGCAGAGAGCCCAGCATACGAGACAGAGTCTGATGATGAACGGCCCACCCCTGAACCTGTCATATCCTTATTTGCTATAGGAAAACTCTGCAG GTATGGGTTTGACAGGGAGCGCAGCAAGCAGGCATTGAAGTCTGGTGGAGGGGAATTTGGGGCCACTTTGGAACAGCTCCTCCACCAGGTTTTCAGGGAGCGCTACGGCCAGAAAGCAATTTCCCCTGATGGCCTGGAAGGGGTGCCTATGGATGAGTGTTTGAGCCAGAGGCAGGAGGAAGCTCTGGCCCTAACTGCCATTTATGCTGAGCGCTTTGGTGAGCGCATTGCTAATACAGTCTGGACAGTAACCCTAGACCTCTCATTCCTCTCAGACATAGCTGCCAAGAATGGTAGGCAAGTCGGGAGTCGAGGTGGCGGAGGAGCCGTTAACATCCGAGATGTCTGCCGATTCTACTTGAAAGGACAGGGCTGCAGGTTTGGGGACAAATGCAAGTTTAAGCACCATCTCCCCACTAAAGGGAGATCTGGGGCTGGTTCCCCAGACCTGGAGGGCCCTAGCCAGCCTGGCTTCAGCAGCTATTCTCCTCCTGAGTATGAACTCGAGATCCGTTTCCCCAAAGGCAACCGTTACCCATTTCAGGCACCAATAGTCGCCTTCAGCACCACTGATGAGTCATTTGGGGCTGCAGGGAGGATCAGCTTGACTGAAAGATTGTTTGGAGAAGCGTTGGCCGCAGCAAAGAGCAGCGAGCCTGTTGTTTACACCCTGATCACCTTATGTGAGGATGAATCTACCGTGAAGGAACTGCTGGCCGTTAGTCATCACAAATACAGCACGCCACCGCCTGTTGTTGTGCCTCCTCCACCCTCTCTTGCCATGGCTAAGAGTGTGAGGAGCAATGCTTCTGAGGAAAGCAGGAGTAGTAGTACCAATAGTAATAATCATACCAACAGCAGAAGGACTGCTCCACCTACCAACCAGAGACCCGTAGATC TGAAAGAGACAGAAGAGGCAGAGGAGCTGGATGAGAGGGAGGACGACGATGAGAATGAGTCTGTTCCAGTCGAGACTGAAAGTTATGTCAGTCTAAGGAAGAAAATGGTCACTAAACACAACCTGAAGATAGACAACCTACTGAAAGAAAATGGCAAGCTGTGTCGAGAGTTTAAGAACAAACAG TCATCCGGGCGTTTCAGGTCCATGTTAGAGCAGAGGAGGAAACTGCCGGCTTGGCAAGAAAGAGAGAACATCCTCGACCTGTTAGACCAGTGCCAGGTGCTGGTTGTCAGCGGGATGACAGG GTGTGGTAAGACCACGCAGATCCCTCAGTTCATTCTGGACGCCTCGTTAAATGGTCCAGCGGAGCAGGTGGTCAACATCATCTGTACTCAGCCACGCCGCATCTCTGCCATCTCTGTGGCCCAGAGAGTGGCACAGGAGCGGGCAGAGCGTCTGGGCAACTCAGTGGGCTACCAGATCCGCCTGGAGAGTGTTAGG ACGTCGGCCACCAGACTACTGTACTGCACCACAGGTGTGTTACTTAGGAGACTGGAGGGCGAGGCAGACCTCAAAGGCATCACGCACGTCATTGTGGATGAGGTTCACGAGCGAACGGAGGAGAG TGACTTCCTGCTGTTAGTATTAAAAGACCTGATTATGCAGAGGCCAGACCTGAAGATCATTCTAATGAGTGCCACACTTAATGCCAAACTCTTCTCTGAGTATTTCTACGACTGTCCCACTGTCCACATACCAG GTCGTACTTTTCCCGTTGACCAGTTTTTTCTTGAAGATGCCATTGACAAAACCCG gTATGCCATCGAGGATGGCAGCCCTTACATGCGCTCAGGCAAACAGAATTCGTCAAGTGGACGAGGAAGAGAGCAAAGGGACATGGTGGACGACTTGGGTGATGACATGTGGAACTTCATGTCTCTCTGCAAGAAGGACTTTGTCAAAGACTCAATTCCAGACCAGCAGCTCAGCCTGCAGGATCTCACGGTCAGATACAAAG ATACTAAGAAGTCTGTGCTGAAGACTGTTGCTGCAATGGACCTGGACAAGATCAACATGGACCTGGTGGAGAGCCTGCTGGAATGGATTGTAGATGGAAAACATAACTACCCTCCAG GTGcagtgcttgtgtttctgcCAGGCCTGGCTGAGATCAAGATGCTGTACGAGCAGCTCAAGTCCAACAGAATGTTCAACAACCGCGGCGCAAACAG ATGTGAGGTGTACCCACTCCACTCATCCTTGTCCAATGAGGAGCAGCAGGCAGTTTTCAGCCGGCCCCCAGAGGGGGTCACAAAGATTATCATCTCAACCAACATTGCCGAGACCTCTGTAACCATTGACGACGTGGTATATGTCATCGACTCCGGCAAGATGAAGGAGAAAAG GTACGATGCGACTAAAAGCATGGAGAGCCTGGAGGACTCGTGGGTTTCTCGGGCCAACGCTCTGCAGAGGAAGGGTCGAGCAGGTCGCGTTGCCTCGGGGGTCTGCTTCCACCTCTTCACCAGCCACTGCTTCCAACACCAGCTGGCTGAGCAACAGCTGCCTGAGATCCAGAGAGTGCCTCTCGAGCAGCTCTGCCTCCG AATCAAGATCCTGGACGTGTTTGCAGATCGGACCCTGGAGTCTGTGTTCTCTCGGCTCATCGAGCCCCCAGCTATGGGAAGCTTGGATGCAGCCAAGCAGCGCCTGCGGGACCTTGGAGCTCTAACCGCAGATGAGAAATTGACCCCGCTGGGCTACCACCTGGCCTGCCTGCCCGTCGACGTGCGCATCGGGAAACTCATGCTGTTCGGTGCTATCTTTCGCTGCCTCGACCCAGCACTCACCATCGCTGCCAGTCTGGCCTTCAAATCACCATTT GTGTCTCCATGGGATAAGCGGGAAGAAGCCAATGAGAAGAAACTGGCCTTTGCCCTGGCCAGTAGTGACCATCTAGCTTTGTTACAGGCATACAAG GGATGGTGCTGTGCTGCAAAGAATGGCCACCAGGCCGGCTTCCGTTACTGCAGGGAGAACTTCCTGTCTTGGCGGGGCTTACAG GAGATCGCCAGTCTGAAGAGGCAGTTTGCTGAGCTGCTGTCTGACATTGGCTTCATCAAGGAGGGACTGAGGGCCAGGGTTATAGAGCGCATGTGCTCTAAAGGCACTGATGGTGTTGTGGAGGCCACCGGCCccgag GCTAACCTGAACTCCGAAAACATCCGGCTGATGTCCGCCATGCTTTGTGCTGCCCTCTATCCCAATGTGGTGCAG GTACGAGCTCCTCAGGGGAATTACAAGATGACCAGCAAAGGAGCGATGAAGATGCAGCCCAAAGCCAACGAGCTCCGCTTCATGACCAAGGATGATGGCTGCGTCCACGTGCACCCCTCCTCTGTCAACTACACA GTTCGACACTACACTAGCCCCTACCTGGTTTACCACGAGAAGGTGAAGACAAGCCGCATCTTCATCAGGGACTGCAGCATGGTGTCCGTCTACCCGCTGGTGCTGTTTGGAGGCGGGCAGGTCAACATGGAGCTGCACAAGGGAGAGTTTGTCATCTCCCTCGACGATGGATGGATCCGATTTGCTGCCGCTTCTCATCAG GTGGCGGAGCTGGTGAAAGAGCTGCGCTGGGAGCTGGACCAGCTGTTGGAGGACAAAATCAAGAATCCGAGCATGGACCTGTGCAGCTGCCCCCGTGGCTCCCGCATCATCCACATGATAGTCCAACTCATTTCTACACAGTAG
- the dhx57 gene encoding putative ATP-dependent RNA helicase DHX57 isoform X2, whose product MNARRRGGKPNRGGGKFNKSKGGGGGGGGGGGGGGRGGGRDVGRGRGGRDRDRDGRSDGKGSSGKALPRSLARTRTSPMSGDSIRPEMSTMPLQRIFMTDENQEQLKELLRNLQTQDFDEPYDESGSDYSGGEEDEEEFDELDHRDEGQFWATNDEPVERAESPAYETESDDERPTPEPVISLFAIGKLCRYGFDRERSKQALKSGGGEFGATLEQLLHQVFRERYGQKAISPDGLEGVPMDECLSQRQEEALALTAIYAERFGERIANTVWTVTLDLSFLSDIAAKNGRQVGSRGGGGAVNIRDVCRFYLKGQGCRFGDKCKFKHHLPTKGRSGAGSPDLEGPSQPGFSSYSPPEYELEIRFPKGNRYPFQAPIVAFSTTDESFGAAGRISLTERLFGEALAAAKSSEPVVYTLITLCEDESTVKELLAVSHHKYSTPPPVVVPPPPSLAMAKSVRSNASEESRSSSTNSNNHTNSRRTAPPTNQRPVDLKETEEAEELDEREDDDENESVPVETESYVSLRKKMVTKHNLKIDNLLKENGKLCREFKNKQSSGRFRSMLEQRRKLPAWQERENILDLLDQCQVLVVSGMTGCGKTTQIPQFILDASLNGPAEQVVNIICTQPRRISAISVAQRVAQERAERLGNSVGYQIRLESVRTSATRLLYCTTGVLLRRLEGEADLKGITHVIVDEVHERTEESDFLLLVLKDLIMQRPDLKIILMSATLNAKLFSEYFYDCPTVHIPGRTFPVDQFFLEDAIDKTRYAIEDGSPYMRSGKQNSSSGRGREQRDMVDDLGDDMWNFMSLCKKDFVKDSIPDQQLSLQDLTVRYKDTKKSVLKTVAAMDLDKINMDLVESLLEWIVDGKHNYPPGAVLVFLPGLAEIKMLYEQLKSNRMFNNRGANRCEVYPLHSSLSNEEQQAVFSRPPEGVTKIIISTNIAETSVTIDDVVYVIDSGKMKEKRYDATKSMESLEDSWVSRANALQRKGRAGRVASGVCFHLFTSHCFQHQLAEQQLPEIQRVPLEQLCLRIKILDVFADRTLESVFSRLIEPPAMGSLDAAKQRLRDLGALTADEKLTPLGYHLACLPVDVRIGKLMLFGAIFRCLDPALTIAASLAFKSPFVSPWDKREEANEKKLAFALASSDHLALLQAYKGWCCAAKNGHQAGFRYCRENFLSWRGLQEIASLKRQFAELLSDIGFIKEGLRARVIERMCSKGTDGVVEATGPEANLNSENIRLMSAMLCAALYPNVVQVRAPQGNYKMTSKGAMKMQPKANELRFMTKDDGCVHVHPSSVNYTVRHYTSPYLVYHEKVKTSRIFIRDCSMVSVYPLVLFGGGQVNMELHKGEFVISLDDGWIRFAAASHQVAELVKELRWELDQLLEDKIKNPSMDLCSCPRGSRIIHMIVQLISTQ is encoded by the exons ATGAATGCAAGGAGAAGAGGTGGGAAGCCAAACAGAGGAGGGGGGAAGTTTAACAAGTCAaaaggaggtggtggtggtggtggtggtggtggtggtggtggtg GCCGTGGTGGCGGCAGGGATGTAGGTCGAGGAAGGGGAGGTAGAGATCGAGACAGGGACGGCAGAAGCGATGGGAAAGGCAGCAGTGGCAAGGCTCTCCCAAGGTCCCTGGCAAGGACACGAACAAGCCCAATGTCGGGTGACAGCATCAGGCCGGAGATGAGCACCATGCCCTTGCAGAGGATCTTCATGACTGATGAGAACCAAGAACAACTCAAGGAGCTGCTGCGGAATCTGCAGACCCAGGACTTTGACGAGCCATATGA TGAATCTGGTTCTGATTATTCGGGAGGagaagaggatgaggaggaattTGATGAGTTGGACCACCGTGATGAAGGCCAGTTTTGGGCCACTAATGATGAGCCTGTGGAGAGGGCAGAGAGCCCAGCATACGAGACAGAGTCTGATGATGAACGGCCCACCCCTGAACCTGTCATATCCTTATTTGCTATAGGAAAACTCTGCAG GTATGGGTTTGACAGGGAGCGCAGCAAGCAGGCATTGAAGTCTGGTGGAGGGGAATTTGGGGCCACTTTGGAACAGCTCCTCCACCAGGTTTTCAGGGAGCGCTACGGCCAGAAAGCAATTTCCCCTGATGGCCTGGAAGGGGTGCCTATGGATGAGTGTTTGAGCCAGAGGCAGGAGGAAGCTCTGGCCCTAACTGCCATTTATGCTGAGCGCTTTGGTGAGCGCATTGCTAATACAGTCTGGACAGTAACCCTAGACCTCTCATTCCTCTCAGACATAGCTGCCAAGAATGGTAGGCAAGTCGGGAGTCGAGGTGGCGGAGGAGCCGTTAACATCCGAGATGTCTGCCGATTCTACTTGAAAGGACAGGGCTGCAGGTTTGGGGACAAATGCAAGTTTAAGCACCATCTCCCCACTAAAGGGAGATCTGGGGCTGGTTCCCCAGACCTGGAGGGCCCTAGCCAGCCTGGCTTCAGCAGCTATTCTCCTCCTGAGTATGAACTCGAGATCCGTTTCCCCAAAGGCAACCGTTACCCATTTCAGGCACCAATAGTCGCCTTCAGCACCACTGATGAGTCATTTGGGGCTGCAGGGAGGATCAGCTTGACTGAAAGATTGTTTGGAGAAGCGTTGGCCGCAGCAAAGAGCAGCGAGCCTGTTGTTTACACCCTGATCACCTTATGTGAGGATGAATCTACCGTGAAGGAACTGCTGGCCGTTAGTCATCACAAATACAGCACGCCACCGCCTGTTGTTGTGCCTCCTCCACCCTCTCTTGCCATGGCTAAGAGTGTGAGGAGCAATGCTTCTGAGGAAAGCAGGAGTAGTAGTACCAATAGTAATAATCATACCAACAGCAGAAGGACTGCTCCACCTACCAACCAGAGACCCGTAGATC TGAAAGAGACAGAAGAGGCAGAGGAGCTGGATGAGAGGGAGGACGACGATGAGAATGAGTCTGTTCCAGTCGAGACTGAAAGTTATGTCAGTCTAAGGAAGAAAATGGTCACTAAACACAACCTGAAGATAGACAACCTACTGAAAGAAAATGGCAAGCTGTGTCGAGAGTTTAAGAACAAACAG TCATCCGGGCGTTTCAGGTCCATGTTAGAGCAGAGGAGGAAACTGCCGGCTTGGCAAGAAAGAGAGAACATCCTCGACCTGTTAGACCAGTGCCAGGTGCTGGTTGTCAGCGGGATGACAGG GTGTGGTAAGACCACGCAGATCCCTCAGTTCATTCTGGACGCCTCGTTAAATGGTCCAGCGGAGCAGGTGGTCAACATCATCTGTACTCAGCCACGCCGCATCTCTGCCATCTCTGTGGCCCAGAGAGTGGCACAGGAGCGGGCAGAGCGTCTGGGCAACTCAGTGGGCTACCAGATCCGCCTGGAGAGTGTTAGG ACGTCGGCCACCAGACTACTGTACTGCACCACAGGTGTGTTACTTAGGAGACTGGAGGGCGAGGCAGACCTCAAAGGCATCACGCACGTCATTGTGGATGAGGTTCACGAGCGAACGGAGGAGAG TGACTTCCTGCTGTTAGTATTAAAAGACCTGATTATGCAGAGGCCAGACCTGAAGATCATTCTAATGAGTGCCACACTTAATGCCAAACTCTTCTCTGAGTATTTCTACGACTGTCCCACTGTCCACATACCAG GTCGTACTTTTCCCGTTGACCAGTTTTTTCTTGAAGATGCCATTGACAAAACCCG gTATGCCATCGAGGATGGCAGCCCTTACATGCGCTCAGGCAAACAGAATTCGTCAAGTGGACGAGGAAGAGAGCAAAGGGACATGGTGGACGACTTGGGTGATGACATGTGGAACTTCATGTCTCTCTGCAAGAAGGACTTTGTCAAAGACTCAATTCCAGACCAGCAGCTCAGCCTGCAGGATCTCACGGTCAGATACAAAG ATACTAAGAAGTCTGTGCTGAAGACTGTTGCTGCAATGGACCTGGACAAGATCAACATGGACCTGGTGGAGAGCCTGCTGGAATGGATTGTAGATGGAAAACATAACTACCCTCCAG GTGcagtgcttgtgtttctgcCAGGCCTGGCTGAGATCAAGATGCTGTACGAGCAGCTCAAGTCCAACAGAATGTTCAACAACCGCGGCGCAAACAG ATGTGAGGTGTACCCACTCCACTCATCCTTGTCCAATGAGGAGCAGCAGGCAGTTTTCAGCCGGCCCCCAGAGGGGGTCACAAAGATTATCATCTCAACCAACATTGCCGAGACCTCTGTAACCATTGACGACGTGGTATATGTCATCGACTCCGGCAAGATGAAGGAGAAAAG GTACGATGCGACTAAAAGCATGGAGAGCCTGGAGGACTCGTGGGTTTCTCGGGCCAACGCTCTGCAGAGGAAGGGTCGAGCAGGTCGCGTTGCCTCGGGGGTCTGCTTCCACCTCTTCACCAGCCACTGCTTCCAACACCAGCTGGCTGAGCAACAGCTGCCTGAGATCCAGAGAGTGCCTCTCGAGCAGCTCTGCCTCCG AATCAAGATCCTGGACGTGTTTGCAGATCGGACCCTGGAGTCTGTGTTCTCTCGGCTCATCGAGCCCCCAGCTATGGGAAGCTTGGATGCAGCCAAGCAGCGCCTGCGGGACCTTGGAGCTCTAACCGCAGATGAGAAATTGACCCCGCTGGGCTACCACCTGGCCTGCCTGCCCGTCGACGTGCGCATCGGGAAACTCATGCTGTTCGGTGCTATCTTTCGCTGCCTCGACCCAGCACTCACCATCGCTGCCAGTCTGGCCTTCAAATCACCATTT GTGTCTCCATGGGATAAGCGGGAAGAAGCCAATGAGAAGAAACTGGCCTTTGCCCTGGCCAGTAGTGACCATCTAGCTTTGTTACAGGCATACAAG GGATGGTGCTGTGCTGCAAAGAATGGCCACCAGGCCGGCTTCCGTTACTGCAGGGAGAACTTCCTGTCTTGGCGGGGCTTACAG GAGATCGCCAGTCTGAAGAGGCAGTTTGCTGAGCTGCTGTCTGACATTGGCTTCATCAAGGAGGGACTGAGGGCCAGGGTTATAGAGCGCATGTGCTCTAAAGGCACTGATGGTGTTGTGGAGGCCACCGGCCccgag GCTAACCTGAACTCCGAAAACATCCGGCTGATGTCCGCCATGCTTTGTGCTGCCCTCTATCCCAATGTGGTGCAG GTACGAGCTCCTCAGGGGAATTACAAGATGACCAGCAAAGGAGCGATGAAGATGCAGCCCAAAGCCAACGAGCTCCGCTTCATGACCAAGGATGATGGCTGCGTCCACGTGCACCCCTCCTCTGTCAACTACACA GTTCGACACTACACTAGCCCCTACCTGGTTTACCACGAGAAGGTGAAGACAAGCCGCATCTTCATCAGGGACTGCAGCATGGTGTCCGTCTACCCGCTGGTGCTGTTTGGAGGCGGGCAGGTCAACATGGAGCTGCACAAGGGAGAGTTTGTCATCTCCCTCGACGATGGATGGATCCGATTTGCTGCCGCTTCTCATCAG GTGGCGGAGCTGGTGAAAGAGCTGCGCTGGGAGCTGGACCAGCTGTTGGAGGACAAAATCAAGAATCCGAGCATGGACCTGTGCAGCTGCCCCCGTGGCTCCCGCATCATCCACATGATAGTCCAACTCATTTCTACACAGTAG